A stretch of the Arachis stenosperma cultivar V10309 chromosome 6, arast.V10309.gnm1.PFL2, whole genome shotgun sequence genome encodes the following:
- the LOC130935157 gene encoding 60S ribosomal protein L4, translating into MAAAAARPIVTVQALEGDMATDSAATVPLPDVMKASIRPDIVTFVHDNISKNSRQPYAVSRRAGHQTSAESWGTGRAVSRIPRVPGGGTHRAGQGAFGNMCRGGRMFAPTKIWRRWHRKINVNQKRFAVVSAIAASAVPSLVLARGHRIESVPELPLVVSDTVEGVEKTKEALKVLKQIGAFPDAEKAKDSHGIRPGKGKMRNRRYISRKGPLIVYGTEGAKAVKAFRNIPGVEVANVERLNLLKLAPGGHLGRFVIWTKSAFEKLDSIYGTFEKASEKKNGYVLPRSKMVNADLARIINSDEVQSVVRPIKKEIKRATLKKNPLKNLNVMLRLNPYAKAAKRMALLAEAQRVKSKKEKLDKKRSTVSKEDASAIRAAGKAWYQTMVSDSDYAEFDNFSKWLGVSQ; encoded by the exons ATGGCGGCAGCAGCAGCTCGTCCCATCGTCACCGTTCAAGCCCTTGAGGGCGACATGGCCACCGACTCCGCCGCAACCGTACCACTTCCTGACGTCATGAAGGCCTCCATCCGCCCTGATATCGTCACCTTCGTCCACGACAACATCTCGAAGAACTCTCGCCAGCCCTACGCCGTCTCCCGTCGTGCCGGTCACCAGACCTCCGCCGAGTCCTGGGGAACTGGCCGTGCCGTCTCGCGTATCCCTCGTGTTCCTGGCGGTGGTACTCACCGTGCCGGTCAGGGAGCCTTCGGAAACATGTGTCGTGGCGGCCGCATGTTCGCTCCTACCAAGATCTGGCGCCGCTGGCACCGCAAGATCAACGTGAACCAGAAGAGGTTCGCCGTCGTGTCCGCCATCGCCGCCTCCGCGGTCCCCTCCCTGGTCCTTGCCCGCGGTCACCGGATCGAGTCCGTACCCGAGCTCCCTCTCGTCGTCAGCGACACCGTTGAAGGCGTCGAGAAAACGAAGGAGGCCCTCAAGGTTTTGAAGCAGATCGGAGCATTTCCCGACGCGGAGAAAGCCAAGGACAGCCACGGGATCCGTCCTGGGAAAGGGAAGATGAGGAACCGCCGCTATATTTCCCGCAAGGGACCTCTGATCGTGTACGGAACCGAAGGCGCTAAGGCTGTTAAGGCTTTCAGGAACATTCCCGGCGTGGAGGTCGCAAATGTGGAGAGGCTGAACCTTCTGAAGCTCGCTCCCGGTGGCCACCTCGGCAGGTTCGTGATTTGGACCAAGTCAGCGTTCGAGAAACTCGATTCGATCTATGGAACCTTCGAGAAGGCATCGGAGAAGAAGAACGGTTACGTTCTTCCAAGGTCAAAGATGGTGAATGCTGACCTGGCTAGGATTATTAACTCTGATGAGGTTCAGTCTGTTGTGAGGCCCATTAAGAAGGAGATTAAGAGGGCCACTCTCAAGAAGAACCCTCTCAAGAACTTGAATGTGATGCTAAGGTTGAATCCTTATGCTAAGGCTGCTAAGAGAATGGCGCTTCTCGCTGAGGCACAGCGTGTTAAGAGTAAGAAGGAGAAGCTCGACAAGAAGCGCAGTACTGTTTCCAAG GAGGATGCTTCTGCTATCAGAGCTGCTGGAAAGGCTTGGTACCAAACCATGGTTTCTGACTCTGATTATGCCGAATTTGACAACTTCTCCAAGTGGTTGGGAGTTTCACAGTGA